A window from Luteibacter flocculans encodes these proteins:
- a CDS encoding DUF1203 domain-containing protein has product MTFRILGLDSAIFVPLFGLTESELASRGVKRMWVDSWPGFPDRIEVADVPVGESVLLLNYTHQPADTPYRSSHAIFVREFANEPLDVVDVIPKAMERRTISLRSFNSSHEMVDATLVEGRNLKEAIESLLSDAEVEYLHAHYAVRGCYAARIERV; this is encoded by the coding sequence ATGACGTTCCGTATTCTTGGTCTTGACTCAGCGATTTTTGTGCCACTTTTCGGACTGACGGAAAGCGAACTGGCAAGTCGCGGCGTGAAGCGTATGTGGGTCGACTCATGGCCTGGCTTCCCCGACAGAATCGAGGTGGCCGATGTGCCGGTAGGCGAGTCGGTACTCCTGCTCAACTACACACATCAACCGGCGGATACGCCGTACCGTAGCAGTCACGCGATCTTTGTCCGCGAATTTGCAAACGAGCCACTCGATGTGGTCGACGTCATACCAAAAGCGATGGAACGTCGGACGATTTCGCTGCGCAGCTTTAATAGCTCTCACGAAATGGTAGACGCGACTCTGGTTGAGGGACGAAACCTGAAAGAGGCCATTGAAAGCCTGTTGAGTGATGCGGAAGTGGAGTACCTGCACGCTCATTACGCGGTGCGTGGCTGCTATGCCGCTCGTATTGAGCGCGTGTGA
- a CDS encoding DUF427 domain-containing protein produces MSSRPHKIPGPDHPITVEPAKGRVVVRDGDRVVVDTRRALVLTEASYPPVFYVPREDADMASLRRSDHHTYCPYKGEASYYSLPGNEERAITAIWTYEEPYEAVTAIRGHLAFYPDRVRIEHTPD; encoded by the coding sequence ATGTCTTCACGTCCCCATAAGATTCCCGGCCCCGATCATCCGATCACGGTGGAGCCTGCCAAGGGCAGGGTCGTGGTGCGCGACGGCGATCGTGTGGTCGTCGATACCCGGCGCGCGCTGGTGCTCACGGAAGCCAGCTATCCGCCCGTGTTCTACGTGCCGCGCGAGGATGCCGACATGGCCTCGCTGCGCCGCAGCGACCACCACACCTATTGCCCGTACAAGGGCGAAGCCTCGTATTACAGCCTGCCCGGCAACGAGGAGCGGGCGATCACGGCGATATGGACTTACGAAGAGCCCTACGAGGCCGTGACCGCCATCCGGGGTCATCTCGCCTTCTATCCCGACCGCGTGCGCATCGAGCACACCCCCGACTGA
- a CDS encoding GGDEF domain-containing protein: MKVLLAAAAVVAAHALALTIMPSYGMAASYVFFFSSAALAMASVVFAWQRSGTPRDRRWWLLFASLALWTVGMSLSARQNYVLENSNPAPGDSMFFYILYVLPVLVTVSSAPVAARKHWATVIDLVLASLLGVLFYVRTFSIVSLEGAMGTKQALEVAYMLDFENVCLAIAALLRYIATDRADDHFFFRGVTAFFVTYAFSGFFYNHFVALNGHPEFGTSSWDALLDLPFLALFASAVTRQPRRHWHPPVYVIRFVQSASPTFLAMSVLGFGLMVIPGYPTLGIVAAVAAVVGIGLRGSLVQVSLVEEEYRLERRRDELQGLVFVDSLTGLANRRALDERLLREWHRPGQRDPIALLMIDVDLFKGYNDRYGHLAGDDCLRSIATGLLGSGLRASDFLARFGGEEFAVIAPGTHLGDAKALAEDLRSHIERMAIAHPSSPFGIVTISIGVAIARPSADGGPLDLLNAADRALYRAKQAGRNRVGAPEGPPLDAARPKNSRQLV, from the coding sequence ATGAAAGTGCTTCTCGCCGCAGCGGCGGTCGTCGCGGCCCACGCGCTCGCCCTGACGATCATGCCGTCCTACGGCATGGCGGCGTCGTACGTGTTTTTCTTTTCCTCGGCTGCGTTGGCGATGGCGAGCGTCGTATTCGCCTGGCAGCGCTCGGGAACGCCGCGGGATCGCCGCTGGTGGCTGCTCTTCGCCAGCCTGGCGCTCTGGACCGTGGGTATGTCCCTGTCCGCTCGCCAGAACTACGTGCTGGAAAATTCCAATCCGGCGCCCGGCGACAGCATGTTCTTCTACATCCTGTACGTACTGCCGGTGCTGGTCACAGTGTCGTCGGCGCCGGTAGCAGCGCGGAAGCACTGGGCGACGGTGATCGATCTGGTGCTCGCGTCGCTGCTCGGGGTGCTGTTCTACGTGCGCACCTTCTCCATCGTGTCGCTCGAAGGCGCCATGGGCACGAAACAGGCGCTCGAAGTCGCCTACATGCTCGATTTCGAGAACGTGTGCCTCGCGATCGCTGCCTTGTTGCGCTATATCGCCACCGACCGCGCCGACGATCATTTCTTCTTCCGCGGCGTAACGGCGTTCTTCGTCACTTATGCGTTCTCCGGCTTCTTCTACAACCATTTCGTGGCACTCAACGGGCATCCGGAATTCGGTACATCGAGCTGGGATGCGCTGCTCGACCTGCCGTTCCTGGCGCTCTTCGCGTCCGCGGTCACACGGCAGCCGCGGCGGCATTGGCATCCTCCGGTGTACGTCATTCGCTTCGTGCAGAGTGCGAGCCCCACGTTTCTCGCCATGAGCGTGCTCGGTTTCGGGTTGATGGTGATTCCGGGCTATCCCACGCTGGGCATCGTTGCCGCCGTGGCCGCCGTGGTCGGTATCGGACTGCGCGGGTCGCTCGTGCAGGTCAGCCTCGTGGAAGAGGAATATCGTCTGGAGCGCAGACGCGACGAACTGCAGGGCCTGGTCTTCGTGGATAGCCTGACCGGCCTGGCGAACCGTCGCGCGCTCGACGAGCGCCTGCTCCGCGAATGGCATCGCCCGGGACAGCGCGATCCCATCGCGCTGCTGATGATCGACGTCGATCTGTTCAAGGGCTACAACGACCGCTACGGCCACCTCGCAGGCGACGACTGCCTGCGTTCCATCGCCACCGGTCTGCTCGGCAGTGGACTGCGCGCCAGCGATTTTCTTGCACGCTTCGGTGGCGAGGAATTCGCAGTGATCGCGCCCGGCACCCACCTCGGCGACGCAAAGGCCCTGGCCGAAGACCTGCGCAGCCACATCGAGCGCATGGCGATCGCGCATCCTTCGAGCCCCTTCGGCATTGTCACGATCAGCATCGGTGTCGCCATTGCGCGACCGAGTGCCGACGGTGGCCCACTCGATCTGCTCAACGCAGCGGACAGGGCGCTGTATCGCGCCAAGCAGGCCGGACGCAACCGCGTCGGCGCGCCCGAAGGGCCGCCCCTGGATGCCGCCCGACCGAAAAATTCGCGCCAATTGGTTTAA
- a CDS encoding ribonuclease D, with protein sequence MTTSELAPTAPWIDRREALDAWLAPIGAEAVVGLDTEFMRRNTFYPQLALLQLAHDERYALIDPLAVPLGEALQPVFAAQPVVTVMHSAGEDLEAMSPFLPNGPHTLFDTQVAAAFVGMGLGISYRALVAELVGAELDKGETRSDWLQRPLTESQKLYATLDVVHLHPVHRILSERLAERGRTAWHAEDCARMKRRASHREGDPQPQRGFKAASEWSPEKQALLRRVLRWREATARALDKPRSWLLEDVQALDLVGNLPATAASLDERTRGTRALRSPQRQELFDLLHRPLDAEDIEGTAPIVGHPVGEAKRAINEMRSAIDTLATHLDLPPGLLCARRSMEEFVMTGHWPEALEGWRREVLFERLAALLPG encoded by the coding sequence ATGACCACGAGCGAACTCGCTCCCACCGCCCCCTGGATCGACCGCCGCGAGGCGCTGGACGCATGGCTCGCGCCGATCGGCGCAGAGGCCGTCGTCGGGCTCGACACCGAGTTCATGCGCCGCAACACCTTTTACCCGCAACTCGCCCTGCTCCAGCTCGCCCACGACGAACGCTACGCGCTGATCGACCCGCTGGCGGTGCCGCTGGGCGAAGCGCTGCAACCGGTATTCGCCGCACAACCCGTGGTCACCGTGATGCACAGCGCGGGCGAGGATCTCGAAGCGATGTCGCCGTTCCTGCCCAACGGCCCGCACACCTTGTTCGATACGCAGGTCGCCGCGGCCTTCGTCGGCATGGGCTTGGGCATCAGCTATCGCGCACTGGTCGCCGAGCTGGTGGGCGCGGAACTCGACAAGGGCGAGACGCGCAGCGACTGGTTGCAGCGCCCCCTCACGGAATCGCAGAAGCTCTACGCCACGCTGGACGTCGTCCATCTGCACCCCGTCCATCGCATCCTCTCCGAACGGCTCGCCGAGCGCGGCCGCACCGCATGGCATGCCGAGGATTGCGCGCGCATGAAACGCCGCGCCAGCCATCGCGAAGGCGACCCGCAACCGCAGCGCGGCTTCAAGGCGGCGAGCGAATGGTCGCCAGAGAAGCAGGCCCTGCTCCGTCGCGTGCTGCGTTGGCGCGAGGCCACGGCCCGCGCGCTGGATAAGCCACGCTCCTGGCTGCTCGAAGACGTGCAGGCCCTGGACCTCGTCGGCAACCTGCCCGCCACGGCCGCGAGCCTCGACGAACGCACCCGTGGTACGCGGGCCCTGCGCTCGCCGCAGCGCCAGGAGCTGTTCGACCTGCTGCACCGTCCGTTGGACGCCGAGGACATCGAAGGCACCGCGCCCATCGTCGGCCACCCCGTCGGCGAGGCGAAGCGCGCGATCAACGAAATGCGCAGCGCAATAGACACCCTCGCCACCCATCTCGATCTCCCCCCCGGCCTGCTCTGCGCGCGCCGCTCGATGGAAGAGTTCGTGATGACCGGCCACTGGCCGGAGGCGCTGGAGGGTTGGCGCCGTGAGGTGCTGTTCGAACGGCTGGCGGCGCTGCTGCCGGGCTGA
- a CDS encoding formylglycine-generating enzyme family protein: MPNTETVRRQRAIGGALGVAVLAFALFYHFFPQALHVHPTQNTARTPLRGQPSVMGFDQRPQAAPQAVASEIDAGPPIMLAPASVIAARHREKSADIVLPAQKTPDSPELAALLDRGDKALAADRLVGGRDSASALYAAALKQKADSQRALAGMDEVRGRLAAGIEQDIALGDAEAAREGLGALKSLPSSSAMAAPLQQKLAVLDKVRPLLGKAAAQLQDGKASQPRGDSALDTYREVLTLDPENAVAEQGIITVQRNVLDKALAAVAQNDFPGADAALAEAATIAPESQALQDTRGRIEGMRRQSATAMLAQARSALDAGDLTLAEQLATKAQQVSPDLAGIDDFNERLTNARLYASYKPGQVFADRFLDTNGQAPAMVVVPTGKFTMGSPDGEAGHDANESPAHEVQIAKGFAMARSTVTIGQFRDFVRASGYVPQSQSLGGGSVYDEQSGGLRDDASVTWQDDYAGKPGQDRLPVINVSWNDARAYAEWLSQRTGKKYRLPSEAEFEYALRAGSTSRFWWGDGTPSSRVENLTGGNDRSGSGRRWSNAFNGYRDGYWGPAPVMSFTPNPFGLYDMGGNVSEWVADCWHDNYIRAPRTGEAWVNPGCGRRVIRGGSWGSAPDMVRSAYRQGATADLRNARVGFRVVREL, from the coding sequence ATGCCGAATACCGAGACCGTCCGCCGACAGCGCGCCATTGGCGGCGCGTTGGGCGTTGCCGTGCTCGCGTTCGCGCTGTTCTATCACTTCTTTCCGCAGGCGCTTCACGTCCATCCGACGCAGAACACGGCGCGCACGCCACTGCGCGGCCAGCCGAGCGTCATGGGCTTCGACCAGCGCCCGCAGGCCGCGCCCCAGGCCGTTGCATCGGAGATCGACGCCGGGCCGCCGATCATGCTCGCGCCGGCCTCCGTGATCGCGGCGCGCCACCGCGAGAAGAGCGCGGATATCGTCCTGCCGGCGCAGAAGACCCCTGACTCGCCCGAGCTGGCCGCTCTGCTGGACCGCGGCGACAAGGCCCTGGCGGCCGATCGTCTGGTCGGCGGTCGGGACAGCGCGTCCGCGCTCTATGCCGCGGCTTTGAAGCAGAAGGCCGATAGCCAGCGCGCCCTGGCCGGCATGGACGAGGTCCGCGGGCGGCTCGCCGCGGGCATCGAGCAGGACATCGCACTGGGCGATGCAGAAGCCGCGAGGGAAGGCCTTGGCGCGCTGAAGAGCCTGCCGTCGTCGAGCGCCATGGCTGCGCCGCTCCAGCAAAAGCTGGCGGTGCTCGACAAGGTGCGCCCGCTGCTGGGCAAGGCCGCCGCGCAGTTGCAGGATGGGAAGGCGAGCCAGCCCCGCGGCGACAGCGCGCTGGATACCTACCGCGAGGTGCTCACGCTCGATCCGGAAAACGCCGTGGCCGAGCAAGGCATCATCACCGTGCAGCGCAACGTGCTCGACAAGGCGCTGGCCGCCGTCGCGCAGAACGATTTTCCGGGAGCGGACGCGGCCCTGGCCGAGGCGGCGACCATCGCCCCCGAGTCGCAGGCTTTACAGGACACCCGCGGCCGCATCGAAGGCATGCGTCGGCAGAGTGCGACAGCGATGTTGGCCCAAGCACGGTCTGCGCTCGATGCCGGCGACCTCACGCTCGCCGAGCAACTCGCCACGAAGGCGCAGCAGGTCAGCCCCGATCTCGCTGGCATCGACGACTTCAACGAGCGGCTCACCAACGCGCGCCTGTACGCGAGCTACAAGCCGGGCCAGGTGTTCGCCGACCGCTTCCTCGACACCAACGGGCAGGCACCCGCGATGGTCGTCGTGCCGACGGGCAAGTTCACCATGGGGTCGCCGGATGGCGAAGCCGGGCACGATGCCAACGAATCGCCTGCGCACGAGGTGCAGATCGCCAAGGGATTCGCCATGGCACGCAGCACCGTCACGATCGGTCAGTTCCGCGACTTCGTGCGTGCGTCCGGGTACGTGCCGCAGTCCCAGTCGCTCGGCGGCGGCAGCGTCTATGACGAACAAAGCGGCGGCCTGCGTGACGATGCGTCGGTGACCTGGCAGGACGACTACGCCGGCAAGCCCGGCCAGGACCGACTGCCGGTCATCAACGTGTCCTGGAACGACGCACGCGCCTATGCCGAGTGGCTGTCGCAGCGCACCGGCAAGAAGTACCGCCTGCCCAGCGAGGCCGAGTTCGAGTACGCCCTCCGTGCAGGCAGCACGTCGCGCTTCTGGTGGGGCGACGGCACGCCGTCGTCACGTGTAGAGAACCTCACCGGCGGTAACGACCGCTCCGGTTCCGGGCGTCGTTGGAGCAACGCGTTCAACGGATATCGCGATGGCTACTGGGGCCCCGCGCCCGTCATGAGCTTCACCCCCAATCCGTTCGGCCTCTACGACATGGGCGGCAATGTGTCGGAATGGGTGGCGGACTGCTGGCACGACAACTACATCCGCGCGCCGCGCACCGGCGAAGCCTGGGTCAACCCCGGCTGCGGTCGCCGTGTCATTCGCGGCGGGTCGTGGGGCAGCGCACCCGACATGGTTCGCTCGGCTTATCGCCAGGGTGCGACCGCCGATCTGCGCAATGCGCGTGTCGGGTTTCGTGTGGTGCGGGAGTTGTAA
- a CDS encoding vWA domain-containing protein, whose amino-acid sequence MNTLRVTLPLLFAGLVVAAGATASGGMPAHTAHARTEAGTDCLPGPAPYGAMQSAPMPAPAAAPAPPAPPAVIELAPSPAPAAPPAKMMARAGLVASAAPVGQMVAAFDANTENYAHREANPVHLAATDPVSTFSIDVDTGSYTNVRHMLNAGRLPPADAVRTEEFINYFNYGYEPPRTRDVPFSVSTELAASPWNPERQLLLVGIRGYSVPPSEIPAANLVFLVDVSGSMDEPDKLPLLKASLKQIVPRLRAQDRISLVTYAGATCVALPSTPGDQHATIVAAIDALGAGGSTNGAAGIDLAYAQAAKGFIKGGVNRVILATDGDFNVGTVGVQALKDRIADKRKSGVALTTLGFGEGNYNDEMAVTLADVGNGSHHYIDSLDEGRRVLVDEMSATLLTIAKDVKIQVEFNPSVVTEYRLIGYEKRLLAREDFNNDAVDAGEVGAGANVTALYEVTLKGSKAPRIDALRYGDAPSTGRSGELALLRLRYKLPAGGPSKLIERPLGAEPATQESERLRFAAAVAAFAENLRGGKYVDGFGYDKVASLARGAIGKDDGGYRAGFVRLVDMAGGLSTTPVANTER is encoded by the coding sequence ATGAACACGCTACGCGTCACCCTGCCCCTTCTCTTTGCCGGCCTCGTGGTAGCCGCAGGGGCGACGGCCTCCGGTGGCATGCCCGCGCACACGGCGCATGCCCGTACCGAAGCAGGCACCGATTGCCTGCCAGGCCCCGCTCCGTACGGCGCTATGCAAAGTGCGCCCATGCCCGCGCCGGCTGCCGCCCCGGCACCGCCTGCACCTCCGGCAGTCATCGAGCTGGCGCCCTCGCCCGCTCCCGCTGCGCCGCCCGCCAAGATGATGGCCCGCGCGGGGCTCGTCGCATCGGCTGCACCGGTCGGCCAGATGGTCGCCGCGTTCGACGCCAACACGGAGAACTATGCGCATCGCGAGGCGAATCCGGTCCATCTCGCCGCGACCGATCCTGTGTCCACCTTCAGCATCGACGTCGACACCGGCTCCTACACGAACGTGCGGCACATGTTGAACGCCGGCCGCTTGCCTCCCGCAGACGCGGTGCGCACGGAAGAATTCATCAACTACTTCAACTACGGCTATGAACCGCCGCGTACGCGCGACGTGCCGTTCAGCGTGTCGACCGAACTGGCGGCGTCGCCGTGGAATCCGGAACGGCAGTTGTTGCTGGTGGGCATTCGCGGGTACAGCGTGCCGCCGAGTGAGATTCCCGCGGCCAACCTCGTCTTTCTCGTCGACGTGTCCGGCTCCATGGACGAACCCGACAAGCTGCCGCTGCTGAAGGCTTCGCTCAAGCAGATCGTGCCCCGTTTGCGCGCGCAGGATCGCATCTCGCTGGTGACTTACGCAGGTGCGACCTGCGTGGCCTTGCCGTCCACACCGGGCGACCAGCACGCCACGATCGTGGCCGCCATCGACGCCCTGGGTGCCGGCGGTTCCACCAACGGCGCGGCCGGTATCGACCTTGCCTACGCACAGGCGGCGAAGGGCTTTATCAAAGGCGGCGTGAACCGCGTGATCCTCGCCACCGACGGCGATTTCAACGTGGGCACGGTGGGTGTGCAGGCGTTGAAGGATCGCATCGCGGACAAGCGCAAGAGCGGCGTCGCGCTCACGACGCTCGGTTTCGGCGAAGGCAACTACAACGACGAGATGGCCGTGACGCTGGCCGACGTGGGCAATGGCAGCCATCACTACATCGACAGCCTCGACGAAGGCCGGCGCGTGCTGGTCGACGAGATGTCGGCGACGCTGCTGACGATCGCCAAGGACGTGAAGATCCAGGTCGAGTTCAACCCCTCGGTGGTGACCGAGTACCGCCTGATCGGCTACGAAAAGCGTCTGCTCGCACGCGAAGATTTCAACAACGACGCCGTCGATGCCGGCGAGGTTGGCGCAGGTGCCAACGTCACCGCACTCTACGAAGTCACGCTGAAGGGAAGCAAGGCACCGCGCATCGATGCCCTGCGTTACGGCGACGCGCCGTCGACAGGTCGCTCAGGCGAACTCGCCCTCCTTCGCCTGCGTTACAAGTTGCCCGCCGGAGGTCCGAGCAAATTGATCGAGCGGCCGCTCGGCGCGGAGCCGGCGACGCAGGAGAGCGAGCGGTTGCGCTTCGCCGCGGCGGTGGCGGCCTTCGCGGAAAACCTTCGCGGTGGCAAGTACGTCGACGGGTTCGGTTACGACAAGGTCGCGTCGCTGGCCCGTGGCGCCATCGGCAAGGACGACGGCGGCTATCGCGCCGGCTTCGTCCGGTTGGTGGACATGGCCGGCGGGCTCTCCACGACACCGGTCGCGAACACCGAACGCTAA
- a CDS encoding RNA polymerase sigma factor has protein sequence MDAPVADDGGLMLAWAGGDTAAFDQLYARHKGPLYRFLLKTVKDRAIADELFQETWSRVIGARARYRPEATFRTWLLQIAHNLAVDSFRRRRPQAGVEETEAVFAAQAAPEREQPDHALSDFELRRRMQRAIDRLPDEQRTVFVLRMENELSLEDIAIVTGVGKETAKSRLRYAMARVKELVAE, from the coding sequence ATGGATGCACCCGTGGCCGACGATGGCGGATTGATGCTCGCATGGGCGGGTGGGGACACGGCTGCCTTCGATCAGCTCTATGCCCGGCACAAGGGGCCGCTGTATCGCTTCCTGCTGAAGACGGTGAAGGACCGCGCGATCGCCGACGAACTGTTCCAGGAAACCTGGAGTCGCGTCATCGGTGCTCGCGCGCGCTACCGGCCCGAGGCAACGTTCCGCACCTGGCTGCTGCAGATTGCGCACAACCTGGCCGTGGACAGCTTTCGACGACGTCGACCGCAGGCCGGCGTCGAGGAAACCGAGGCGGTGTTCGCCGCACAGGCCGCGCCGGAGCGCGAGCAGCCGGATCACGCGCTCTCCGATTTCGAGCTGCGTCGCCGCATGCAGCGCGCCATCGACCGCCTTCCCGACGAACAGCGCACCGTGTTCGTGCTGCGCATGGAAAACGAACTTTCCCTGGAGGACATCGCCATCGTGACCGGCGTGGGCAAGGAAACGGCGAAGTCGCGTCTGCGCTACGCCATGGCCCGCGTCAAAGAACTCGTTGCCGAATGA
- the egtB gene encoding ergothioneine biosynthesis protein EgtB, translated as MHDLIDSPTDAVTSARQATALSLADRYETVRARTERRVAALEPEDMVVQSMPDASPAKWHLAHTTWFFETFLLGPNVPGYEVFDPEFGYLFNSYYEAIGPRHPRPMRGLLTRPSIHQVMAYRQHVDRHMRAWLAGDVSAELEALVLLGFAHEEQHQELLVMDVQHLFAQSPLKPAFDPEWPAPAPGATGRFRSVSGGLVRIGAEDEPFAFDNEGPAHRVWLEPFEIADRLATNGQWLAFMALGGYRRADLWLSDGWAQCQEEGWDAPLYWRHDGEAWSHMTPGGWRPVNPDAPVTHISYYEADAFARWAGARLPTEAEWEHAVRTRPDLQQVDDVAWQWTASAYSPYPGFQAADDAVGEYNGKFMIGQMVLRGGASVTPPGHSRPTYRNFYRPGQRWMFSGVRLARYAGSGSSGERLAFLRDTLAGLSASPKAFLPKYFYDGAGSALFEAICVTPEYYPTRTEAALLADIAPTLAASIPDGAVLLELGSGASEKTRMLLDAAPWISAYVPVDISADALDGAVRRLREAYPSLAVHPVVADFTQAIDVPKALAGRPVVAFFPGSTIGNFTHDEAAALLRFVRERLGPSAHFIVGADQVKDVNVLLAAYDDAGGVTAAFNRNVLVRIDRELGADFVPEAFEHRAIWNAERERIEMHLVSREAQEVTLAGQRFAFAAGESIHTENSHKFTPELFARLAEAGGWRIEREWISPAPAFGVFMLRAI; from the coding sequence ATGCACGACCTCATCGACAGCCCCACGGACGCCGTCACCTCGGCGCGCCAGGCCACGGCGCTTTCCCTGGCCGACCGCTACGAGACCGTGCGTGCACGCACGGAGCGACGGGTCGCGGCGCTGGAGCCGGAGGACATGGTCGTGCAGTCCATGCCGGATGCCAGCCCGGCGAAATGGCATCTGGCGCACACCACCTGGTTCTTCGAGACCTTCCTGCTCGGGCCGAATGTCCCGGGCTACGAGGTATTCGATCCCGAGTTCGGTTACCTCTTCAATTCGTACTACGAGGCGATCGGCCCGCGGCATCCGCGACCGATGCGTGGCCTGCTGACCCGTCCTTCCATCCACCAGGTGATGGCCTATCGCCAACACGTGGACCGGCATATGCGCGCCTGGCTGGCGGGTGACGTATCCGCCGAGTTGGAAGCGCTCGTGTTGTTGGGCTTCGCGCACGAGGAACAGCATCAGGAATTGCTGGTGATGGACGTGCAGCATCTGTTCGCGCAGTCGCCGTTGAAGCCGGCGTTCGATCCGGAATGGCCTGCGCCTGCGCCCGGAGCCACCGGGCGGTTTCGTTCCGTGAGCGGCGGCCTCGTGCGCATCGGCGCGGAAGATGAGCCTTTCGCGTTCGACAACGAGGGGCCCGCCCACCGCGTTTGGCTGGAACCGTTCGAGATCGCCGATCGCCTCGCCACCAACGGGCAGTGGCTGGCCTTCATGGCGCTGGGTGGCTACCGCCGCGCCGATCTTTGGCTGTCCGATGGCTGGGCACAATGCCAGGAGGAAGGATGGGACGCGCCGCTCTACTGGCGACATGACGGCGAAGCCTGGTCGCACATGACGCCGGGTGGCTGGCGCCCTGTCAATCCGGATGCGCCGGTCACGCACATCAGCTACTACGAGGCAGACGCGTTCGCGCGCTGGGCCGGTGCGCGCCTGCCCACCGAGGCCGAGTGGGAACACGCGGTGCGTACGCGGCCCGATCTTCAGCAAGTGGACGACGTCGCCTGGCAGTGGACCGCCAGCGCCTATTCGCCCTATCCGGGGTTCCAGGCGGCAGACGATGCCGTCGGCGAATACAACGGCAAGTTCATGATCGGCCAGATGGTGCTGCGTGGCGGTGCCAGCGTGACGCCGCCCGGACACTCGCGGCCCACGTATCGCAACTTCTACCGCCCCGGCCAGCGCTGGATGTTCAGCGGCGTGCGTCTGGCGCGTTACGCGGGATCGGGTTCGAGCGGCGAACGGCTGGCCTTCCTGCGCGACACGTTGGCTGGCCTCTCGGCATCGCCGAAGGCTTTCCTGCCGAAGTACTTCTACGATGGTGCAGGCTCCGCGCTGTTCGAGGCGATCTGTGTCACGCCCGAGTATTACCCGACGCGTACCGAAGCCGCGTTGCTCGCCGATATCGCACCGACGCTCGCGGCAAGCATCCCCGACGGGGCCGTGCTGCTCGAACTGGGCAGCGGTGCCAGCGAAAAGACGCGCATGCTGCTCGACGCCGCACCGTGGATTTCCGCCTACGTGCCCGTGGACATCAGCGCCGATGCGCTGGACGGTGCCGTGCGCCGTCTGCGTGAGGCGTATCCCTCGCTTGCCGTACATCCCGTCGTCGCGGACTTCACCCAGGCCATCGACGTGCCCAAGGCGTTGGCAGGTCGGCCGGTCGTGGCGTTCTTCCCCGGTTCCACCATCGGCAACTTCACCCACGACGAAGCGGCGGCACTGCTGCGCTTCGTTCGCGAAAGGCTCGGCCCGTCGGCGCATTTCATCGTGGGCGCGGACCAGGTGAAGGACGTGAACGTGCTGCTGGCGGCCTACGACGATGCGGGCGGCGTCACGGCAGCGTTCAACCGCAACGTGCTCGTTCGCATCGATCGCGAGCTGGGCGCGGACTTCGTGCCTGAAGCCTTCGAGCACCGCGCCATCTGGAACGCAGAACGTGAGCGCATCGAGATGCATCTGGTGAGCAGGGAAGCGCAGGAGGTGACGCTCGCCGGACAACGTTTCGCGTTCGCCGCTGGCGAAAGCATCCACACGGAGAACTCGCACAAGTTCACGCCGGAGTTGTTTGCTCGGCTCGCGGAAGCAGGCGGCTGGCGGATCGAGCGGGAATGGATTTCCCCGGCGCCCGCCTTTGGCGTGTTCATGCTGCGGGCCATCTGA